One part of the Hydrogenobacter sp. T-2 genome encodes these proteins:
- a CDS encoding YidH family protein, with translation MLILRNKLPSARDARIYMSVERTYLGYVRLALYTLSFGVFLRKLETLAVITQKIHASVLLEWTARASGVVGLFMIIAGLITFYLDIKYIEGGIPVHPKEVIDPRIYMAAERTFLAWVRTAIALIVFGFVIEKFEFFLLQLEKVFNIHLAEEHHRLVGIGIFVIVVGLLTLILGMANFHRTIQQVDRGFYRTHTWLYKAYGVVIFIACLVLTFYVLKVI, from the coding sequence ATGTTGATACTAAGGAATAAACTACCCTCTGCCAGGGATGCACGCATATACATGTCTGTGGAAAGAACATACCTTGGCTATGTCAGGCTTGCCCTATACACCTTGTCCTTTGGAGTATTTCTCAGAAAGTTGGAGACGCTGGCTGTCATTACCCAAAAGATACATGCTTCTGTGCTTCTTGAATGGACCGCCAGAGCCTCTGGGGTCGTGGGGCTTTTTATGATTATCGCAGGTTTAATTACCTTCTACCTTGACATAAAATACATAGAAGGAGGCATTCCTGTGCATCCAAAGGAAGTTATAGACCCAAGGATTTACATGGCAGCGGAGAGAACCTTTCTTGCTTGGGTGAGGACTGCCATAGCTCTTATAGTTTTTGGCTTTGTTATAGAGAAGTTTGAGTTTTTTCTACTTCAGCTTGAAAAGGTTTTTAACATTCACCTTGCGGAAGAGCACCACAGGCTTGTAGGCATAGGTATCTTTGTTATAGTGGTTGGCTTGCTTACCTTAATCCTTGGCATGGCTAACTTCCATAGAACTATACAGCAGGTTGACAGAGGCTTCTATAGGACACACACTTGGCTTTACAAGGCTTATGGAGTGGTTATATTTATAGCCTGCTTGGTGCTAACCTTCTATGTGCTGAAGGTAATATAG
- a CDS encoding MlaE family lipid ABC transporter permease subunit: protein MLRIFEEVGKATLLTLWGLYYLFRKPPKARHFFKQLAYLASETIPVVVITSIFSGGVIALQTYSTFHRFNAEFLIGAVVAISMGRELGPVLASLMVVARVGSAMTANIGTMRITEQIDALEVMGINPKSYLVSPRLFAGIVGVPMLVVIANISGIFGGWFVAVKLFGVNEYLFWEKMKDLAELYDFIGGLYKAVFFGFIISAVSCYFGYYTKGGTEGVGRATTNSVVTSSMLILISDYFLTAIIF from the coding sequence ATGTTAAGAATTTTTGAAGAGGTTGGAAAAGCTACACTTCTTACCCTTTGGGGTCTGTATTACCTTTTTAGAAAACCTCCGAAGGCAAGACATTTTTTTAAACAGCTTGCCTATTTGGCATCAGAAACTATACCTGTGGTAGTTATAACCTCTATTTTTTCTGGTGGCGTTATAGCACTCCAGACCTATAGCACCTTTCATCGCTTTAATGCGGAGTTTCTCATTGGTGCGGTGGTTGCCATATCCATGGGAAGGGAGCTTGGACCAGTGCTTGCATCCCTCATGGTGGTGGCAAGGGTAGGCTCTGCAATGACCGCCAACATAGGCACAATGAGGATAACAGAGCAGATAGACGCCCTTGAGGTAATGGGAATAAACCCAAAGAGCTATCTTGTGTCTCCAAGGTTATTTGCGGGCATTGTGGGTGTCCCTATGCTTGTGGTAATTGCGAACATTTCTGGCATATTTGGTGGATGGTTTGTGGCAGTCAAACTCTTTGGAGTAAACGAATACCTCTTCTGGGAGAAAATGAAAGACCTTGCAGAGCTTTATGACTTTATCGGCGGTCTATACAAGGCGGTCTTTTTTGGCTTTATTATCTCTGCGGTTAGCTGTTATTTTGGATACTACACAAAGGGTGGAACAGAAGGCGTGGGAAGAGCTACTACCAACAGCGTAGTAACCTCATCTATGCTTATCCTAATATCCGACTACTTCTTGACTGCCATAATATTTTAA
- a CDS encoding bifunctional nuclease family protein, which yields MIEMVVHGVTLDPVSQMPIVVLRAKDNEEVLLPIWIGIFEADSIVRQLQNIEPPRPMTYELTKSIIENMGAKLERVVINDLKDSTYYAELHILQGNNLIVIDSRPSDAINLALRFDAPVFVEEEVLEKSRVPKPEEEEEKEKLKEWLENIKPEDFEKGLS from the coding sequence ATGATTGAGATGGTGGTGCATGGAGTTACCCTTGACCCAGTGTCTCAGATGCCTATAGTGGTGCTTAGAGCAAAGGATAATGAGGAGGTATTATTGCCCATATGGATTGGTATCTTTGAGGCGGACAGCATAGTGCGTCAGCTTCAAAATATAGAGCCTCCAAGACCTATGACCTATGAGCTTACAAAGAGCATAATAGAGAATATGGGTGCAAAGTTAGAAAGGGTGGTGATAAACGACTTGAAGGATAGCACCTACTATGCGGAGCTCCATATACTGCAAGGCAACAACCTTATAGTAATAGACTCAAGGCCGAGCGATGCCATAAACCTTGCCTTGAGGTTTGATGCTCCTGTATTTGTAGAGGAAGAGGTGCTTGAAAAGTCCAGGGTGCCAAAGCCAGAGGAGGAGGAAGAGAAGGAAAAGCTAAAGGAGTGGCTTGAAAACATAAAGCCAGAAGATTTTGAAAAAGGGTTAAGCTGA
- the aroC gene encoding chorismate synthase, with the protein MPIRFLTAGESHGKALVCILEGIPANLELSSEYINRELQRRQRGYGRGGRMKIESDRVEFLSGLRFGKTLGSPISMVIWNKDWENWQEKMAYEGEPSESVVPFVRPRPGHADLAGGIKYNQRDLRNILERASARETASRVAVGAVCKRFLEEFGIKIGSYVLSIGKVKPPIEEQDLWRRHQLAELSEVRFPDPTKDEEFIRAIDEAKEKGESLGGVFEVFALGVPPGLGSHIQWDKRIDGRIAQAMMSMQAIKGVEIGLGFESGERFGSEVHDEIGWSEGEGYFRYSNNLGGTEGGITNGMPIVVRCVMKPIPTLTKPLRSVDINTKEGVKAGKERSDVVAVPAASVVGEAMLAIVLADALLEKLGGDFMEEIKERFERYIQHVKNF; encoded by the coding sequence ATGCCTATTAGGTTTCTTACCGCAGGAGAGTCGCACGGGAAGGCATTAGTTTGCATCCTTGAGGGTATTCCTGCAAACCTTGAGCTTTCCTCCGAGTATATAAACAGAGAGCTTCAAAGAAGGCAAAGAGGCTATGGCAGAGGAGGGAGGATGAAGATAGAAAGCGACAGGGTGGAGTTTCTTTCTGGTCTGCGTTTTGGCAAAACTTTGGGAAGTCCCATAAGTATGGTCATATGGAACAAGGACTGGGAAAACTGGCAGGAGAAGATGGCATACGAAGGCGAGCCATCAGAGAGCGTTGTGCCCTTTGTGAGACCTCGCCCAGGTCATGCGGACTTGGCAGGTGGCATAAAGTATAACCAAAGAGACCTAAGGAACATCCTTGAAAGAGCATCCGCCAGAGAAACCGCCTCAAGGGTTGCGGTTGGAGCGGTTTGCAAGAGGTTTCTTGAAGAGTTTGGTATAAAAATAGGTAGCTATGTGCTTAGCATAGGAAAGGTTAAGCCTCCCATAGAGGAGCAAGACCTTTGGAGAAGACATCAACTTGCAGAACTCTCCGAGGTGCGTTTTCCAGACCCTACAAAGGACGAGGAGTTTATAAGAGCAATAGATGAGGCAAAGGAAAAAGGAGAGAGCCTTGGTGGTGTTTTTGAGGTCTTTGCTTTGGGCGTTCCTCCCGGTCTTGGAAGTCATATTCAATGGGACAAGCGTATAGATGGTAGGATAGCTCAGGCTATGATGAGCATGCAGGCAATAAAGGGTGTGGAGATTGGGCTCGGCTTTGAAAGCGGGGAGCGTTTTGGCTCTGAGGTTCATGACGAAATAGGTTGGTCGGAAGGGGAAGGGTATTTTAGATACAGCAACAACCTTGGTGGCACAGAGGGAGGTATAACTAACGGCATGCCTATTGTGGTTAGGTGTGTTATGAAACCCATACCAACTTTGACGAAACCACTCAGAAGTGTGGACATAAACACCAAGGAAGGAGTAAAGGCTGGAAAGGAAAGAAGCGATGTGGTGGCAGTGCCTGCCGCGTCTGTAGTAGGTGAAGCCATGCTTGCTATAGTGCTCGCAGACGCCCTACTTGAAAAACTGGGTGGAGACTTCATGGAGGAGATAAAGGAAAGGTTTGAAAGGTATATCCAACATGTTAAGAATTTTTGA
- a CDS encoding KaiC domain-containing protein, which produces MEEKKPEVVEESIWTAEEAIKKAPKLYGVPTGVESLDELFFTSDIQEGKPVRKPLGGIPAYSVTNITGVSDTGKSLMAEQYTVMQASRGEPVAFITVESPAHFTITGIRERAKAMGIDFESIQDRIILIDAASHGRLRENIPDLLATLAHVIKTYKVRHTVIDSITGLYEAREMQARVVVRQLFNFMKRWYQTALFISQKRSGHEELTAEAAGGYAISHIVDCSMVLSKDIILTQAQSRLYKKPIGEIVRLFRIDGCRMCGHDTRTHYMEITELGLVRIGPPLSA; this is translated from the coding sequence ATGGAAGAGAAAAAGCCAGAGGTCGTAGAAGAAAGCATATGGACTGCGGAAGAAGCGATAAAGAAAGCTCCAAAACTATACGGAGTGCCTACGGGTGTTGAGAGTCTTGACGAGCTTTTCTTCACATCGGATATACAAGAGGGTAAGCCAGTAAGAAAACCTCTCGGTGGTATACCAGCCTACTCGGTTACTAATATAACGGGAGTTTCTGATACGGGTAAAAGTCTTATGGCTGAGCAGTATACGGTGATGCAGGCAAGCAGAGGAGAGCCTGTGGCTTTCATAACTGTAGAGTCTCCTGCACACTTTACCATTACGGGTATAAGGGAAAGGGCAAAAGCCATGGGAATAGACTTTGAAAGCATTCAAGACCGCATAATCCTAATAGACGCTGCAAGCCACGGAAGGCTAAGGGAAAACATACCAGACCTTCTTGCCACACTCGCACACGTAATAAAGACCTACAAGGTAAGACACACGGTCATAGACTCAATAACTGGACTTTATGAAGCCCGTGAAATGCAAGCAAGAGTTGTGGTGCGTCAACTCTTCAACTTTATGAAAAGGTGGTATCAGACCGCTCTTTTTATCTCTCAAAAAAGAAGCGGACATGAGGAGCTTACCGCAGAAGCTGCAGGTGGCTACGCTATAAGCCACATAGTGGACTGCTCTATGGTGTTATCTAAGGACATAATTCTCACGCAGGCACAATCAAGGCTCTACAAAAAGCCTATAGGTGAGATAGTTAGGCTCTTTCGTATAGATGGATGCAGGATGTGCGGTCATGACACAAGAACGCACTACATGGAGATAACGGAGCTCGGTCTGGTAAGGATAGGACCTCCTTTGAGTGCATGA
- a CDS encoding site-2 protease family protein, with the protein MDLQMAVISIPALMMAVILHEYAHGWVAYKMGDPTAKEFGRLTLNPIPHVDLLGTIILPGMLILIGSPILFGWAKPVPINPLRFRDLRVGTFFVSIAGIVMNIWLALAFALLYRAIMKGYLNFLSDPVLIPLALFSATAVLINLVLAFFNAIPIPPLDGSRAVMSFFSVRYWELFYRFEMYGFLIITLLLFTGVIGRAIFPPILFLWNYLLGRI; encoded by the coding sequence ATGGACTTGCAGATGGCGGTTATATCTATACCAGCCCTTATGATGGCGGTGATACTTCACGAATACGCTCATGGATGGGTTGCCTACAAGATGGGAGACCCAACTGCCAAGGAGTTTGGTAGGCTTACACTTAATCCCATACCACACGTAGACCTGCTTGGGACAATAATACTACCCGGCATGCTAATATTGATAGGCTCTCCTATACTCTTTGGCTGGGCAAAGCCTGTGCCCATAAACCCCCTCAGATTTAGAGACCTTAGAGTAGGAACTTTTTTTGTATCCATAGCGGGTATAGTGATGAACATATGGCTTGCCCTTGCCTTTGCCCTTCTCTACAGAGCCATAATGAAAGGTTATCTAAACTTTCTGAGCGACCCAGTGCTTATACCCCTTGCTCTATTCTCTGCAACCGCAGTCCTCATAAACTTAGTCCTTGCCTTTTTCAACGCCATACCCATACCACCTCTTGATGGAAGCAGGGCTGTAATGAGCTTCTTCTCTGTAAGATACTGGGAGCTTTTCTACAGGTTTGAGATGTATGGCTTTCTAATAATAACGCTTCTTCTCTTTACTGGAGTGATAGGCAGGGCTATATTCCCGCCCATTCTTTTCCTTTGGAACTATCTTTTAGGTAGAATATGA
- a CDS encoding cation:proton antiporter, with translation MHPFFTTAYFEFAFILLLAVLLGLLGLVLRQPLIIAYIILGILLGPSGFGLVKAQDTVDILAQVGVAVLLFLVGLELNPQYVRRLGAVAVATGLGQIIFTSVIGFFIILLLGKDWLTSLYLAIALTFSSTVIIVKLLSDKKEVDTLHGRIAIGFLIVQDIAVIIALVVMSALGITDKEGDVFQIVLTVILKLSLMGLFIYVFMKYIADRLLRVVAGSLELLLLFAVAWSVSLAALGEYLELSKELGAFLAGFSLSATHFRDAISSRLTPIRDFLLLFFFIDLGTKFDFSVIRMDWHIAVILSLFVLIGNPLIVMVIMGIMGYRKKTGFLAGLTVAQISEFSIIFVAMGMSLGHVGMDALSITTMVGLITIALSTYMILYSHKLYRWLEPLLRVFEKRTPHAELRFERLFSEERPVEVIIFGLGRLGGELLEHCKEMGINAIGLDYNPSRVSELREKGLPAHFGSAEDKTTLEELPISQSSIIVITVPELEDIKTLVNNLRDMDYKGKIIAVARSQRDAEKLEKIGIYRVINPYYYAFEELVKEFVSYVDTKE, from the coding sequence ATGCATCCCTTTTTCACCACTGCTTACTTTGAATTTGCCTTCATACTGCTCCTTGCGGTTTTGCTGGGTCTTTTGGGTCTTGTGCTTCGCCAACCTCTCATTATAGCTTACATAATCCTTGGCATTTTGCTTGGTCCCTCTGGCTTTGGGCTTGTTAAGGCACAGGACACGGTAGATATTTTGGCTCAAGTAGGCGTTGCGGTGCTTCTCTTTCTTGTAGGTTTGGAACTAAACCCTCAGTATGTGCGTAGACTTGGGGCGGTGGCGGTAGCCACTGGCTTGGGTCAGATAATCTTTACCAGTGTTATAGGCTTTTTTATAATCTTGCTTCTTGGCAAAGACTGGCTCACTTCCCTCTATCTTGCCATAGCCCTCACCTTCTCCTCCACAGTGATAATAGTCAAGCTCCTCTCTGACAAAAAGGAAGTGGATACCCTTCACGGTAGGATAGCTATAGGCTTTCTCATAGTCCAAGACATAGCGGTCATAATAGCCCTTGTGGTAATGAGTGCTCTCGGTATAACGGATAAGGAGGGGGATGTATTTCAGATAGTTCTTACCGTTATCTTAAAGCTCTCGCTTATGGGTCTTTTTATCTATGTCTTTATGAAATACATAGCGGACAGGCTCCTAAGGGTCGTGGCAGGCTCTCTTGAGCTTTTGCTCCTTTTTGCGGTAGCTTGGTCTGTAAGTCTTGCAGCACTTGGAGAATACCTTGAGCTCTCAAAGGAGCTTGGTGCCTTTCTTGCAGGCTTTTCCCTCTCTGCAACCCACTTTAGGGATGCGATAAGCTCAAGACTTACGCCCATAAGGGACTTTCTGCTCCTTTTCTTCTTTATAGACCTTGGCACTAAGTTTGACTTTTCTGTAATTCGCATGGACTGGCACATTGCAGTTATTCTGTCCCTATTTGTTCTAATTGGCAACCCTCTTATCGTTATGGTGATAATGGGTATTATGGGATACAGGAAGAAAACAGGCTTTTTGGCAGGTCTTACAGTGGCACAGATAAGCGAGTTCTCCATAATCTTCGTGGCTATGGGTATGTCCTTAGGTCATGTGGGAATGGACGCCCTTAGCATAACCACCATGGTGGGTCTTATAACCATAGCCCTTTCCACCTATATGATACTCTACTCCCACAAGTTATATAGATGGCTTGAGCCTCTTCTTCGTGTTTTTGAAAAGAGGACACCTCATGCAGAGCTAAGGTTTGAGAGGCTCTTTTCTGAAGAAAGACCAGTGGAGGTTATCATATTTGGACTTGGCAGGCTTGGTGGAGAGCTCTTAGAGCACTGTAAGGAGATGGGTATAAACGCCATAGGCTTGGACTACAACCCTTCAAGGGTAAGCGAGCTTAGAGAAAAGGGACTGCCTGCCCACTTTGGCTCTGCGGAGGACAAAACAACCTTGGAAGAGCTACCTATAAGTCAGTCCAGCATAATAGTTATAACCGTTCCAGAGCTGGAAGACATAAAGACACTGGTAAATAACCTAAGGGATATGGACTACAAGGGCAAAATAATAGCGGTCGCAAGGTCTCAAAGAGATGCGGAGAAGTTAGAAAAGATAGGAATATACAGGGTGATAAATCCCTACTACTACGCCTTTGAGGAGCTTGTAAAAGAGTTTGTGAGTTATGTTGATACTAAGGAATAA
- the ahcY gene encoding adenosylhomocysteinase, which produces MDYHVKDLSLAELGKKRIEWAERDMPVLRSIRERFSKEKPFKGIRISACLHVTTETANLMITLKEGGAEVFLTASNPLSTQDDTASALVKYYDIPVFAIKGEDTDTYYMHLREVIKREPHIVIDDGADLISTLHKEFPELAKRVYGGMEETTTGVIRLRAMAQQGVLQFPIIAVNDAYTKHMFDNRYGTGQSTIDAIMRATNRLIAGSYFVVAGYGWCGKGVAQRARGMGATVIVCEVDPIKALEAKMDGFLVMPMREACKLGDFFVTVTGNTSVIREEHFERMKDGAIISNAGHFNVEIDIEALERLSVSKREIRPFVEEYRLKDGRRLYLLAQGRLVNLASAEGHPASVMDMSFANQALSAEYILRNHQNLKKDVYRVPEEIDKEVASLKLRSMGVEIDQLTPEQVKYLSSWEFGT; this is translated from the coding sequence ATGGATTACCATGTAAAAGACCTAAGCCTTGCGGAGCTTGGCAAAAAGAGGATTGAATGGGCAGAAAGGGATATGCCAGTGCTTAGAAGCATAAGGGAGAGGTTTTCCAAAGAAAAACCCTTTAAAGGTATACGCATATCCGCATGTCTTCACGTTACCACAGAGACTGCAAACCTTATGATAACTCTAAAAGAAGGTGGTGCAGAGGTCTTTTTGACAGCCTCAAACCCCCTTTCTACCCAAGATGACACCGCATCCGCATTGGTAAAATACTACGACATTCCAGTTTTTGCCATAAAGGGCGAAGACACAGACACCTACTATATGCACCTAAGAGAGGTCATAAAAAGGGAACCACACATAGTGATAGACGATGGTGCGGACCTTATATCCACGCTTCATAAGGAGTTTCCCGAGCTTGCAAAAAGAGTTTACGGAGGAATGGAAGAGACCACCACAGGAGTTATAAGACTAAGGGCTATGGCTCAGCAGGGAGTTTTGCAGTTTCCCATAATAGCGGTAAACGATGCTTATACAAAGCATATGTTTGACAACCGGTATGGCACAGGACAGTCCACCATAGATGCCATAATGAGGGCTACCAACAGACTTATAGCAGGTTCTTACTTTGTGGTTGCAGGCTACGGATGGTGTGGCAAAGGTGTAGCCCAAAGGGCAAGAGGTATGGGAGCAACGGTTATAGTCTGCGAGGTAGACCCCATAAAGGCACTCGAGGCTAAGATGGACGGCTTCTTGGTTATGCCCATGAGAGAAGCCTGCAAACTGGGGGACTTTTTCGTGACGGTTACAGGCAATACCTCTGTAATAAGAGAGGAGCATTTTGAGAGGATGAAAGACGGTGCCATTATCTCCAACGCTGGACACTTCAACGTGGAGATAGACATAGAGGCTCTCGAAAGGTTAAGTGTGAGTAAAAGGGAGATAAGACCTTTCGTTGAGGAGTATAGGCTCAAGGATGGTAGAAGACTCTATCTTTTGGCACAAGGAAGGCTTGTAAACCTTGCCAGTGCGGAAGGTCATCCTGCTTCCGTGATGGATATGAGCTTTGCTAACCAAGCCCTCTCTGCGGAGTATATCCTCAGAAACCACCAAAACCTCAAAAAAGACGTCTACAGAGTGCCAGAAGAGATAGACAAAGAGGTGGCTTCTTTGAAGCTAAGGAGCATGGGGGTGGAAATAGACCAACTAACACCAGAGCAGGTAAAATATCTATCCTCTTGGGAGTTTGGCACATAG
- the miaB gene encoding tRNA (N6-isopentenyl adenosine(37)-C2)-methylthiotransferase MiaB codes for MKYYIKTFGCQMNFNDSERLKGILQSMGYEPAESWEHADIILINTCTIREKPDQKVYSHLGEYKKIKEKNPGAIIGVCGCLAQRMGEELVQKAPVIDIMFSSFNMHHLPELIQQAQAGYKAIAILENPPEDEDKLWEYATVRDNQFCAYVTVMKGCDKNCTYCVVPKTRGRQRSRSLESILSEVKSLVLDGVREIHLLGQNVTAWGQDLGIPFEELLYRVAEIPGVERIRFTTGHPKDLTEGIAKAMGEIPQVCEHIHLPVQAGSTRILKLMDRGYTKEEYLQKIDMLRHYIKGITFSTDIIVGFPTETEEDFEDTLDILEKVKFEQVFSFKYSPRPDTPAYSMEGQIPDEIKSQRMSRLLELQKRILSEIAKSYEGTEQEVLIESYEDGKLTGRTRTNRWATLKGDSSLLGKLVKVKVLNSKPFNMECEVLRVIG; via the coding sequence ATGAAGTACTACATAAAAACCTTTGGATGCCAGATGAATTTTAACGATTCAGAGAGGTTAAAGGGTATACTGCAGAGTATGGGCTACGAACCTGCGGAAAGTTGGGAACATGCGGACATAATCCTCATTAACACCTGCACTATAAGGGAAAAGCCAGACCAAAAAGTCTACTCTCACCTTGGGGAATACAAGAAGATAAAGGAGAAAAACCCGGGGGCTATCATAGGCGTATGTGGATGCCTTGCCCAGAGGATGGGAGAAGAGTTGGTGCAAAAAGCTCCCGTTATAGACATAATGTTTTCCAGCTTTAATATGCACCATCTACCAGAGTTAATCCAGCAGGCTCAGGCGGGATATAAGGCTATAGCCATCCTTGAAAACCCACCAGAGGACGAGGACAAGCTGTGGGAATATGCTACCGTAAGGGATAACCAGTTTTGTGCCTATGTGACGGTTATGAAGGGCTGTGATAAAAACTGCACCTACTGTGTGGTGCCAAAAACAAGAGGCAGACAAAGGTCAAGAAGTCTTGAAAGCATACTATCGGAGGTCAAAAGCCTCGTGTTAGATGGTGTAAGGGAAATACATTTGCTTGGTCAGAACGTGACCGCATGGGGGCAGGACCTTGGTATTCCCTTTGAAGAATTACTTTACAGAGTTGCGGAAATTCCCGGCGTGGAAAGAATTAGGTTTACCACAGGACATCCCAAAGACCTAACGGAGGGCATAGCAAAAGCCATGGGAGAGATACCTCAAGTTTGCGAGCATATACACCTACCTGTGCAGGCAGGCTCTACAAGGATACTCAAGCTCATGGACAGGGGTTATACAAAGGAGGAATACCTACAAAAGATTGACATGCTAAGGCACTATATAAAGGGCATTACCTTCTCCACTGACATAATTGTAGGCTTTCCCACAGAAACAGAAGAAGACTTTGAGGATACCTTGGATATTTTAGAAAAGGTGAAGTTTGAACAGGTTTTCTCCTTTAAATACTCGCCAAGACCAGACACACCAGCCTACAGCATGGAGGGGCAGATTCCTGATGAGATTAAATCCCAAAGGATGTCAAGACTTCTTGAATTGCAAAAGAGGATACTATCAGAGATAGCCAAGTCCTACGAGGGGACGGAGCAAGAGGTCTTGATAGAGAGCTACGAAGATGGAAAGCTCACGGGCAGAACAAGAACAAACAGGTGGGCTACCCTTAAGGGAGATAGTAGCCTGCTTGGAAAGCTGGTAAAGGTAAAGGTGCTAAACTCAAAGCCCTTCAATATGGAGTGCGAAGTCCTAAGGGTAATAGGATAG
- a CDS encoding FAD-dependent oxidoreductase: MKSYDVVVIGAGGAGLRTAIECARDPSIRVAVVSKVYPTRSHTGAAQGGLNAALGNAVPQDSPEAHAFDTIKGSDFLADQDAVYFMCKHAPEVVYELDRWGVPFSRMEDGRIAQRPFGGASFPRTVYSADRTGHVLLHTLFEQALARENIDFFNEFFLLDLIHDGQRVKGVSLYDIKNGEVVNLKAKAVVLATGGFARIYWQRSTNAIGNTGDGVAVALLNGIPLKDVEFIQFHPTGLAKTGILLSEACRGEGGYLINKFGERFMARYAPQKMELAPRDMVSRSIEYEIREGRGFGEGTSAYVLLDLRHLGEEKIKERLPQVRQLAIDFEGVDPVYDPVPIRPTAHYCMGGVHVENYMTSSTPLEGLYAVGECACVSVHGANRLGGNSLIELLVFGKFCGISAREYAKQVDFLELSEGEKAKGKELIEGLMKREGYEKLADIRKKMGDITWEKMGIFRDEKSLQSAYEELSELLERWENIPVVDKSKVFNTNLIEVLELRNMLHLARAVAYCALHRRESRGGHYREDYPERDDENFLKHTLVWQEGDKLKIEYIDVKITYHQPAERKY; this comes from the coding sequence ATGAAAAGCTATGACGTGGTAGTTATAGGTGCAGGTGGTGCTGGTCTTCGCACTGCCATAGAGTGTGCAAGGGACCCATCCATAAGAGTGGCGGTGGTCTCAAAGGTCTACCCCACAAGGTCTCATACAGGTGCAGCACAGGGGGGTCTAAACGCTGCTCTTGGAAACGCAGTTCCTCAAGATAGCCCAGAAGCCCATGCCTTTGATACCATAAAGGGTTCTGACTTTTTGGCGGACCAAGATGCAGTCTACTTTATGTGCAAACATGCACCCGAGGTGGTTTACGAGCTTGACCGTTGGGGTGTGCCCTTTTCAAGAATGGAGGATGGCAGGATAGCCCAAAGACCCTTTGGTGGTGCATCCTTCCCAAGGACTGTCTACTCCGCAGATAGGACGGGGCATGTGCTTTTGCATACCCTCTTTGAGCAGGCACTCGCCAGAGAAAACATAGATTTTTTCAACGAGTTTTTCCTTCTTGACCTTATCCACGACGGACAGAGGGTCAAGGGTGTGTCCCTATACGATATAAAAAACGGAGAGGTGGTAAACCTAAAGGCTAAAGCGGTAGTCCTCGCCACAGGTGGTTTTGCACGCATATACTGGCAAAGAAGCACAAACGCCATAGGAAACACAGGCGACGGCGTGGCGGTAGCACTGCTTAATGGAATTCCTCTCAAGGACGTGGAATTTATCCAGTTTCATCCCACAGGTCTCGCCAAAACTGGCATACTGCTTTCAGAAGCCTGTAGAGGAGAAGGTGGGTATCTCATAAACAAGTTTGGCGAGCGTTTTATGGCAAGGTATGCACCTCAGAAAATGGAGCTTGCACCAAGAGATATGGTTTCAAGGTCTATAGAGTATGAAATAAGAGAAGGAAGAGGCTTTGGAGAAGGCACGTCTGCCTATGTGCTTTTGGACCTGAGGCATTTGGGAGAAGAAAAAATAAAGGAAAGACTACCTCAGGTGCGTCAGCTTGCCATAGATTTTGAAGGCGTAGACCCAGTTTATGACCCTGTGCCAATAAGACCCACAGCCCACTACTGCATGGGTGGAGTGCATGTGGAAAACTACATGACCTCCTCCACACCCCTTGAGGGTCTTTATGCAGTAGGTGAGTGTGCCTGCGTGTCCGTGCATGGTGCCAACAGGCTTGGAGGAAACTCCCTTATAGAACTTCTGGTCTTTGGCAAGTTCTGTGGCATATCCGCCAGGGAATACGCCAAACAGGTGGATTTTCTTGAGCTTTCAGAAGGAGAAAAAGCTAAGGGTAAAGAGCTTATAGAGGGTCTTATGAAAAGAGAAGGCTATGAAAAACTTGCGGACATAAGGAAAAAGATGGGTGATATAACTTGGGAAAAGATGGGTATATTCAGGGATGAGAAATCCCTACAAAGTGCTTACGAGGAGCTTTCTGAACTTTTAGAGCGTTGGGAGAATATTCCAGTGGTGGACAAAAGCAAGGTCTTTAACACAAACCTTATAGAGGTGCTTGAGCTAAGGAATATGCTACATCTTGCGAGGGCGGTAGCCTACTGTGCCCTTCATAGAAGAGAATCAAGAGGTGGACACTACAGAGAGGATTATCCAGAGAGGGATGATGAAAACTTCTTAAAGCATACGTTGGTGTGGCAAGAGGGTGATAAACTGAAAATAGAATATATAGACGTAAAAATAACCTATCACCAACCTGCGGAGAGGAAATATTGA
- the rpmB gene encoding 50S ribosomal protein L28: MARCYVCGKTTKFGKSVTFSAEQNSRTFKPNLQKVKIVLEDGTVKRVYVCTKCLKAGKVVKAVSVKS, translated from the coding sequence ATGGCAAGGTGTTATGTTTGTGGAAAGACCACCAAGTTTGGAAAGAGCGTAACCTTCTCTGCAGAGCAAAACTCAAGGACCTTTAAGCCGAACCTTCAGAAAGTCAAGATTGTTCTTGAAGATGGCACTGTAAAAAGAGTATATGTTTGCACCAAGTGTCTAAAAGCAGGTAAGGTGGTAAAGGCGGTTTCTGTAAAAAGCTGA